One window of the Runella slithyformis DSM 19594 genome contains the following:
- a CDS encoding SusD/RagB family nutrient-binding outer membrane lipoprotein, producing MKIKYLILTACLALTFESCETADFEAAYTDPSKIANSTVEKQFSGFLQTNRDFVLPAYRNYFVVLRITLNRYTQSIGWVNGENQYVPGSSAIEDKWKNYYQLLTQYRELEKIYASLGEADKADRKIYMLAATTYLYDHTQVMVDLHGDIPFSEAARLSQNGGDYSASYPKYDKAEDLYRKMLDDLKQYADELSTITVSNGIQAGFRTQDFLLKGDLTAWRRYVNSLRLRMLTRVSGTASLGARAKTEMAEIVGNPTKFPIVTSNAQNIQMTVFDLNSPINSRGFQSGFEDWNGNLASNVIINHMKTNRDPRLRFVFEPGTAAAGEYNGLDNTLNAAVQTEQIASNRLAIYNRSTLSRNQFFPGMLISASEVSLYLAEYYLSIGNDALARTNYENSIRQSIDFYTRVRDISNDNTTPKGAAVLPAEIDAYLASEGVNWANAKDKLLMIASQKWLHFNVVQPYQNWAEMRRLDAPTFRFWEDASNPQRTPPVRWFYADEEKNFNAPNYELVRSRDNLTTRIFWDLK from the coding sequence ATGAAAATCAAATATTTAATACTGACAGCATGTTTGGCATTGACTTTTGAGTCGTGTGAAACGGCAGATTTTGAAGCAGCATACACTGACCCCTCAAAAATTGCTAACTCTACCGTTGAAAAACAATTCAGTGGTTTTTTACAAACAAACCGCGATTTTGTTTTGCCTGCCTATCGCAACTACTTCGTGGTTTTGCGCATCACCCTAAATAGATACACACAGTCTATCGGTTGGGTAAATGGGGAAAACCAATACGTACCGGGATCATCTGCGATAGAAGATAAATGGAAAAACTATTACCAACTCCTGACGCAGTATAGAGAGTTGGAAAAAATCTACGCAAGTCTTGGTGAGGCCGATAAAGCCGACAGAAAAATATATATGTTGGCGGCAACCACTTATCTATATGACCATACGCAGGTAATGGTGGATTTGCATGGTGATATTCCTTTTTCGGAGGCTGCAAGATTGAGCCAAAACGGCGGCGACTACTCTGCTTCTTATCCAAAGTATGACAAGGCCGAAGATCTGTACAGGAAAATGTTGGATGATTTAAAGCAGTATGCCGACGAACTTAGTACCATTACGGTATCCAACGGTATTCAAGCGGGCTTTAGAACCCAGGATTTCTTACTCAAAGGGGATTTGACGGCTTGGAGAAGATATGTAAACTCACTTAGACTTCGTATGCTGACAAGGGTAAGCGGTACTGCCTCTTTGGGTGCAAGAGCCAAGACTGAAATGGCAGAAATCGTGGGCAATCCAACCAAGTTTCCGATTGTTACGTCTAATGCGCAGAATATTCAAATGACAGTTTTTGATTTGAATAGCCCGATAAACTCAAGAGGATTTCAGTCAGGCTTCGAAGATTGGAATGGTAATTTGGCTTCAAATGTGATTATTAATCACATGAAGACCAACAGAGACCCAAGACTACGATTTGTTTTCGAGCCCGGCACAGCCGCTGCCGGCGAATACAATGGATTGGACAATACATTAAATGCTGCGGTTCAAACCGAACAGATTGCAAGTAACAGATTGGCCATTTACAATCGTTCTACCCTTAGCAGGAATCAGTTTTTCCCCGGTATGCTCATCAGTGCCTCTGAAGTAAGTTTATACTTGGCAGAATATTACCTTTCTATAGGAAACGATGCCCTGGCAAGAACAAACTACGAAAATTCAATCAGACAATCTATTGATTTTTATACGAGAGTACGTGATATCAGCAATGATAATACGACCCCCAAAGGTGCCGCTGTACTCCCTGCCGAAATTGATGCCTACCTGGCTTCTGAAGGTGTAAACTGGGCAAATGCAAAAGACAAACTGTTGATGATTGCAAGTCAAAAGTGGTTACACTTCAACGTCGTTCAGCCTTATCAAAATTGGGCAGAAATGAGAAGACTTGATGCGCCGACTTTCAGGTTTTGGGAAGATGCTTCGAACCCACAGCGCACCCCGCCTGTCAGATGGTTTTATGCAGACGAGGAGAAAAACTTCAATGCGCCAAACTACGAGTTAGTTAGATCAAGAGACAATTTGACGACCAGGATCTTCTGGGACTTGAAATAA
- a CDS encoding RES family NAD+ phosphorylase: MKCKTKDARKWTVRRGRNSADRMVIYTVSSRALACLENVVHRSGRGLQEAFRTIVIDIPDTLSITEISFESLPAHWTEFTHYTDCQQLGDEWLRKNQSPVTKVPSAIIPQEHNFLLNPYHPDFSKIHLLRVEPFVFDSRIKQ; the protein is encoded by the coding sequence ATGAAATGCAAAACAAAAGATGCTCGAAAGTGGACAGTGAGGAGGGGACGGAATTCTGCCGACCGCATGGTGATTTATACAGTCTCTTCGCGCGCATTGGCCTGTTTGGAGAACGTCGTCCACCGCTCCGGGCGAGGCTTACAGGAAGCTTTCAGAACCATCGTTATTGATATTCCCGACACGCTTTCGATTACCGAGATTTCTTTCGAGTCGTTGCCTGCACACTGGACCGAGTTTACCCACTACACCGACTGTCAGCAGCTTGGCGATGAATGGCTCCGTAAAAATCAATCGCCGGTGACGAAGGTCCCTTCGGCGATCATACCGCAGGAACACAACTTTCTTCTCAACCCCTATCACCCCGATTTTTCCAAAATTCACCTTCTCCGCGTCGAGCCCTTTGTCTTTGACAGCCGAATAAAACAGTAA
- a CDS encoding TlpA family protein disulfide reductase — MRNLFPFLLLFLCLESIGQNKNIKITIKALGSANDKVAITSSNLLSGNDTLAKTTLDAEGKAVVEIHLSKPTFVGITIGNKGGTGYLMPNDNVALSIDLTDEKSIYTFTGKGAESNNYLAQSGAVFSEYLRFNGKQINEWEPEIFASRLAVMEKAFADFHQNYMSKSSLPQNTSNLLKISTSIIPLFFKKNYIMAYFNTPEEKEKMPEMLKKVYGEIPFSDELLNAKYSEYASVLTYHFYDLADPFFKGKTPEEKRVIYPQFPNYAERIIKKGDYSATVKEYLLALNVYEAFRDGINESATAVYNDFVNSYPSSFYLASIDRKYQKWLTLSKGNPAPDFTGLTPDGKKIALSDLKGKIVYVDIWATWCAPCREELPKAKEIHNRFSTNEKVAFLYVSIDAETDKWKNFLKADPNFKGLHINISNQEQVGNLYKSYQMAGVPTYLLIDQDGKIATAPAPRPSSGKVQDEIRALLK, encoded by the coding sequence ATGAGAAATCTCTTCCCTTTTCTACTTCTCTTCTTATGCCTTGAGAGCATTGGTCAAAACAAAAATATCAAGATCACGATTAAAGCCCTTGGCAGTGCGAATGATAAAGTAGCCATAACTTCCTCAAATCTGCTTTCCGGTAATGATACCCTTGCGAAAACTACCTTAGATGCCGAAGGAAAGGCCGTTGTAGAAATTCATCTTTCGAAGCCTACTTTTGTTGGGATAACAATAGGAAATAAAGGAGGAACGGGCTACCTCATGCCGAATGACAATGTAGCGCTTTCCATTGATCTAACAGATGAAAAGTCCATTTATACGTTTACCGGAAAAGGAGCAGAGTCCAATAATTATTTAGCGCAATCCGGTGCTGTTTTTTCTGAATATCTCCGATTCAATGGCAAACAAATCAACGAATGGGAGCCGGAAATCTTTGCAAGCCGCTTGGCTGTTATGGAAAAAGCCTTCGCTGATTTTCACCAAAATTACATGAGTAAGAGCTCGCTACCTCAAAACACAAGTAACTTATTAAAAATCAGCACATCTATAATCCCACTTTTTTTCAAAAAGAATTATATCATGGCCTATTTCAATACGCCCGAAGAAAAAGAGAAAATGCCTGAAATGCTTAAAAAGGTGTATGGCGAAATCCCATTTAGCGACGAACTGTTAAATGCAAAATATAGTGAGTATGCCAGTGTTTTGACGTATCATTTTTATGATTTAGCCGATCCTTTCTTTAAAGGAAAAACCCCGGAAGAGAAAAGAGTCATTTATCCTCAATTTCCCAACTATGCGGAGCGAATAATCAAAAAAGGAGATTATTCAGCTACTGTGAAAGAATATCTGTTGGCATTAAACGTCTACGAAGCTTTCCGAGACGGTATCAATGAAAGCGCTACCGCTGTGTACAACGACTTTGTAAACAGTTATCCTTCTTCATTTTATTTGGCAAGCATTGATCGTAAATACCAAAAGTGGTTGACACTCTCAAAAGGTAATCCTGCTCCTGACTTTACGGGCTTAACACCCGATGGCAAAAAGATAGCACTAAGTGATCTGAAGGGGAAAATAGTCTATGTTGATATATGGGCTACTTGGTGCGCTCCCTGTCGGGAAGAATTACCCAAAGCCAAAGAAATTCATAACCGGTTTTCAACCAATGAAAAGGTTGCTTTCCTGTATGTTTCTATTGATGCTGAAACCGACAAATGGAAAAATTTCCTAAAAGCCGACCCCAATTTTAAAGGTCTTCATATCAATATTTCCAATCAAGAGCAGGTTGGGAACTTGTACAAATCCTACCAAATGGCAGGCGTTCCTACTTATTTACTGATTGATCAAGATGGTAAAATTGCCACGGCTCCCGCGCCTCGACCCTCTTCGGGTAAAGTGCAGGATGAAATACGGGCTTTGTTGAAATAA
- a CDS encoding HEPN domain-containing protein, producing MESEFSHLYEAQLWLERAKDTIHASDINLKHELLLTAINRVYYSMFYCSTALLRSEGVVAKSHSGVINKFSELFIKTNRISIIHSVNFRNAFEYRQSVDYDIEVSISEEEAKLLLQNAHDFYKASSDYLQNLIRNSNL from the coding sequence ATGGAGTCCGAATTTAGCCATTTGTACGAAGCCCAATTGTGGCTTGAAAGAGCCAAAGACACTATTCACGCTTCTGACATAAACTTGAAGCATGAACTTTTGCTGACGGCCATTAATCGGGTCTATTATTCGATGTTTTACTGTTCCACAGCTCTATTAAGGTCGGAAGGTGTAGTGGCAAAATCTCACAGTGGCGTTATCAATAAATTTAGTGAGCTGTTTATCAAAACCAATCGTATCTCCATTATTCATTCGGTTAATTTCCGTAATGCTTTTGAGTACCGCCAATCTGTTGATTATGATATTGAAGTAAGTATCTCAGAAGAAGAGGCAAAACTACTCCTTCAAAATGCGCACGATTTCTATAAGGCTTCATCTGACTACCTCCAAAATTTGATAAGAAACAGCAACTTGTAA
- a CDS encoding nucleotidyltransferase domain-containing protein translates to MLPIVKQIAEEFKSELQRLYGEEFAELILFGSHARGDFHDESDIDFAVVLKNSATTSTSEIFKIATVGNDLSLKYGQFITYIGMPEYKLRHSLLGLYQEIRKYGVRI, encoded by the coding sequence ATGTTACCGATTGTAAAACAAATAGCAGAGGAATTCAAGAGCGAACTTCAGCGGCTTTACGGGGAAGAATTTGCTGAATTAATTTTATTTGGCTCGCACGCAAGAGGAGATTTTCATGACGAATCTGATATTGATTTTGCCGTAGTGTTAAAGAATTCCGCAACGACTTCGACCTCGGAAATTTTCAAAATAGCCACTGTTGGCAATGATTTAAGTCTCAAATATGGCCAATTTATAACGTATATTGGAATGCCTGAATATAAATTAAGACATTCGCTGTTAGGGCTTTATCAAGAGATAAGAAAATATGGAGTCCGAATTTAG
- a CDS encoding ABC transporter permease, whose amino-acid sequence MNSKINFAWLVTMAWRDSRRNYSRLLLFVSSIVLGIAALVAIYSLGYNLQQNIDTQAASLLGADLELSDNLPPSPKIKNLMDSLKGQQSEERSFASMIYFSKSNGTRLAQIRALEGDFPYYGELETEPASAGRSFRNKKEVLVDQTLMLQYQAKVGDSLKVGEVTFLIAGILKKAPGQTGIAATVAPSVYIPLSYLKQTNLAQKGSRITYRYYFKFGPKVNMPLLVKKIEPTVEAEDYNYRTVESQKEDTGRTFRDLTRFLSLVGFIALLLGCVGVASAIHIYIREKLNSIAILRCLGVKASQAFLIYLIQISGIGLIGSLLGAGLGAVIQQFLPAVLKDFLPFELATDLSFSAIGQGIVLGVIISNLFALLSLISIRKISPLNVLRASYEQGQITKDPLKWLVYGLILLFVFGFTWLQMKKWTDAIAFTVGVTVAFLLLLGMASLLMWLVRRFFPSSWGYLGRQGLANLYRPNNQTAILMVSIGLGTMFICTLLFVQNLLLDRIKLSTDGDQPNMVLFDIQTSQKAPVTQLLTQQKLPVLQSVPIVTMRLEQLNGQSSTEALKDTTNKRWRGLFSREYRVTFRDSLISSEKIVKGKWQGQAKDLNAVPISLEDGYAERNSIKIGDTLTFNVQGTMLTTVVSSLRDVDWAGVQTNFLVVFPKGVLEEAPQFHVLLTHVPNNEVSAQFQQSVVQQFPNISMIDLGLVLTVLDDISTKIGFVIRFMAGFSILTGLIVLIASVLISKYQRIQESVLLRTLGASRRQILVITALEYFFLGTLASATGVLLAVGGGWALARFSFETDFNPQFLPVLLVFLVVPVITVFIGLVNSWGLLSRSPLEVLRQEV is encoded by the coding sequence ATGAATTCAAAGATAAATTTTGCGTGGCTGGTCACAATGGCTTGGCGCGACAGTCGGCGCAATTATTCGCGTTTGTTGCTTTTTGTTTCTTCCATTGTCTTGGGCATTGCGGCCTTGGTGGCTATTTATTCGTTGGGCTATAACCTTCAGCAAAATATCGATACCCAGGCCGCTTCGCTGTTGGGAGCTGATTTAGAGCTTTCGGACAATTTACCGCCAAGTCCTAAAATCAAAAATCTGATGGACTCGCTCAAAGGCCAACAGTCGGAAGAGCGGAGTTTTGCGTCCATGATCTATTTTTCCAAAAGTAACGGTACCCGTCTGGCGCAGATACGGGCGTTGGAAGGCGATTTTCCGTATTACGGGGAGTTGGAAACCGAGCCGGCTTCGGCAGGAAGAAGTTTCCGTAACAAAAAAGAGGTATTGGTGGATCAAACCCTCATGCTGCAATACCAAGCCAAGGTAGGCGATTCGCTCAAGGTAGGAGAGGTGACATTTCTGATTGCGGGTATTCTCAAAAAAGCGCCCGGCCAAACGGGCATCGCGGCCACGGTCGCGCCGTCGGTGTATATTCCGCTGTCGTATTTGAAACAAACCAATTTGGCGCAGAAGGGCAGTCGGATCACCTATCGCTATTATTTTAAATTTGGGCCCAAGGTAAATATGCCGCTGCTGGTCAAGAAGATTGAACCCACGGTAGAGGCGGAAGATTATAACTACCGCACCGTGGAAAGTCAGAAGGAAGATACGGGCCGTACGTTTCGCGATTTGACGCGTTTTTTAAGTTTGGTGGGCTTCATTGCGTTGCTGCTCGGCTGCGTGGGTGTGGCGAGTGCGATCCATATTTACATCCGGGAAAAACTCAATTCCATTGCCATCCTGCGCTGTTTGGGTGTAAAAGCCTCGCAGGCATTTTTGATTTACCTGATTCAAATCTCGGGCATTGGCCTCATCGGCTCACTGCTGGGGGCAGGGCTGGGGGCGGTGATCCAGCAATTCCTGCCCGCCGTGCTGAAAGATTTTCTGCCGTTCGAACTGGCCACCGACCTGTCGTTTTCGGCCATCGGTCAGGGAATTGTATTGGGGGTAATTATTTCCAACCTATTTGCCCTATTGTCACTGATTTCCATTCGTAAAATATCGCCGCTCAATGTGTTGCGGGCTTCGTACGAACAGGGGCAGATCACCAAAGATCCGCTGAAATGGCTGGTGTATGGTTTGATCCTGCTGTTTGTGTTTGGGTTTACGTGGCTGCAAATGAAGAAATGGACCGACGCGATAGCCTTTACGGTGGGGGTAACCGTGGCGTTTTTGCTGCTGTTAGGCATGGCTTCGTTGCTGATGTGGTTGGTGCGACGCTTTTTCCCGTCTTCGTGGGGCTATTTGGGTCGACAGGGCTTGGCTAATTTATACCGCCCCAACAACCAAACGGCCATTCTGATGGTGTCTATCGGACTGGGAACCATGTTTATCTGTACCCTGCTTTTTGTGCAGAATCTGTTGCTCGACCGTATCAAACTCTCGACCGACGGCGATCAGCCCAACATGGTACTTTTTGACATTCAAACTTCTCAAAAGGCTCCCGTGACGCAGCTGTTGACGCAACAAAAACTGCCCGTCTTACAGTCGGTGCCCATCGTGACGATGCGTTTGGAACAATTGAACGGACAAAGCTCAACGGAAGCGCTGAAAGATACGACCAATAAACGCTGGCGCGGCCTGTTCAGCCGGGAGTATCGGGTTACTTTTCGTGACTCCCTGATCTCCAGTGAAAAAATAGTGAAAGGCAAATGGCAGGGCCAAGCCAAAGACCTCAATGCCGTGCCCATTTCGCTGGAAGATGGCTATGCCGAGCGCAACTCCATTAAAATCGGCGACACGCTGACCTTCAACGTGCAGGGAACGATGCTGACCACGGTGGTGTCGAGTTTGCGTGATGTGGATTGGGCGGGGGTACAAACCAACTTTTTGGTCGTTTTTCCGAAAGGTGTGTTGGAAGAAGCTCCGCAGTTTCACGTACTGCTGACGCATGTGCCCAATAATGAAGTTTCGGCCCAATTTCAACAGTCGGTCGTGCAGCAATTTCCCAATATCTCAATGATTGATCTGGGCCTGGTCCTTACGGTGTTAGACGATATTTCCACCAAAATCGGTTTTGTAATTCGCTTCATGGCGGGCTTCAGCATCCTGACGGGCCTGATCGTGCTCATTGCGTCGGTGTTGATCTCCAAGTATCAACGCATTCAGGAAAGTGTATTGCTGCGCACCTTGGGCGCAAGCCGCCGGCAGATTTTGGTGATTACGGCGTTGGAATACTTCTTTCTGGGAACACTTGCTTCCGCTACGGGCGTCTTGCTGGCCGTAGGCGGCGGTTGGGCGTTGGCGCGTTTCAGTTTTGAAACCGATTTCAACCCTCAATTCCTGCCGGTGCTGTTGGTGTTTTTGGTGGTGCCCGTGATCACGGTGTTCATCGGCTTGGTCAACAGCTGGGGCCTTCTGTCGCGCTCGCCGCTGGAGGTATTGCGGCAGGAGGTATAA
- a CDS encoding ABC transporter ATP-binding protein, giving the protein MANILHLNQVGKVYRSGSRELKVLDDVSFSVEAGATLSIVGPSGSGKTTLLGLCAGLDRASTGQVELNGIGLNKLNEDELASVRNRYIGFIFQNFQLMPTLTALENVMVPLELRGEKNVRTRSLDLLDKVGLADRGHHYPTQLSGGEQQRVSLARAFSNQPQILFADEPTGNLDAETGVKVEKLLFDLNKESGTTLILVTHNLELAAKTQRIIQIKGGKILSDTLTA; this is encoded by the coding sequence ATGGCAAATATACTTCATCTTAATCAAGTCGGAAAGGTTTATCGCAGTGGGAGTCGGGAGTTAAAAGTATTGGACGACGTCAGCTTCTCGGTGGAAGCCGGCGCTACGCTCTCAATCGTGGGGCCGTCGGGCAGCGGAAAAACAACCCTGCTGGGACTGTGTGCGGGTTTGGACCGAGCCTCAACCGGACAGGTAGAACTCAATGGCATTGGCCTGAATAAGCTCAACGAAGACGAATTGGCTTCGGTTAGGAATCGTTACATTGGGTTTATCTTTCAAAACTTTCAGCTGATGCCTACCCTCACGGCGCTCGAAAACGTGATGGTGCCGCTGGAGCTGCGCGGTGAAAAAAATGTACGGACCCGTTCCCTGGACTTGCTTGATAAAGTGGGCTTGGCCGACCGTGGACACCATTATCCTACCCAATTGAGTGGAGGCGAACAGCAGCGCGTATCGCTGGCGCGGGCGTTTTCCAATCAACCCCAAATTCTTTTTGCCGATGAACCCACCGGAAACCTCGACGCGGAAACGGGTGTGAAGGTAGAAAAACTGCTGTTTGATCTGAACAAAGAATCCGGCACTACGCTCATTCTCGTGACGCACAACCTTGAATTGGCCGCCAAAACCCAACGGATTATTCAAATCAAAGGCGGAAAAATTCTTTCAGATACCCTCACTGCCTGA